One part of the Candidatus Aquiluna sp. UB-MaderosW2red genome encodes these proteins:
- a CDS encoding PadR family transcriptional regulator translates to MDSTQLLKGVLDVAVLAVIESEDGYGYDIVKRLRQAGLAEVGDASVYGTLRRLFVAGAVTSYVVASEDGPHRKYYGINVEGKKMLSQQRDIWAKFSTNMTALLAPGKPVKTKQLTSKKLVGSK, encoded by the coding sequence ATGGATTCCACACAACTACTAAAGGGCGTACTTGACGTTGCAGTCCTTGCGGTAATCGAGTCTGAGGATGGTTACGGTTACGACATTGTGAAACGACTCAGGCAGGCTGGGCTGGCTGAGGTTGGAGATGCTTCGGTTTATGGCACGCTTCGCAGACTCTTTGTTGCCGGGGCTGTGACTTCCTATGTTGTTGCTTCCGAAGATGGTCCGCACCGAAAGTACTACGGAATAAATGTCGAAGGCAAAAAAATGCTGAGTCAGCAACGTGATATCTGGGCCAAATTCAGCACCAATATGACGGCACTCTTGGCCCCGGGCAAACCAGTAAAAACCAAGCAATTGACTAGCAAGAAATTAGTAGGGAGTAAATAA
- a CDS encoding PASTA domain-containing protein, translating into MVLSIQLGRKIWLVGKFWQAVLVPLNIFAIALSPIVLGSIANNIAYAESLDNYSQELSSQRDGLRYFGQEVTGIKAFTQNGVEVYNLYFTDQSGSELPGQLSANAGPIEVPDLTGMSLNEANRNLDEAGFLGADVVWFDDTTGAEAVVLRTEPQAGVLISPETPVTLFVGLAGS; encoded by the coding sequence GTGGTTCTTAGTATTCAGCTGGGGCGCAAAATCTGGCTGGTTGGTAAGTTTTGGCAGGCGGTCCTGGTGCCGCTGAACATCTTTGCAATCGCACTTTCACCGATTGTCCTGGGAAGTATTGCGAACAACATTGCTTACGCCGAATCTCTTGACAATTATTCACAAGAATTGTCAAGCCAACGTGACGGCCTGCGCTACTTTGGACAAGAGGTCACTGGAATCAAGGCCTTCACCCAGAATGGAGTAGAGGTCTACAATCTATATTTCACCGATCAATCTGGGAGTGAGTTGCCAGGGCAACTTTCCGCCAATGCGGGCCCTATTGAAGTGCCGGATTTGACTGGGATGTCGCTAAATGAAGCAAACCGCAATTTAGATGAGGCTGGATTCCTTGGGGCAGATGTGGTCTGGTTTGATGACACCACGGGGGCGGAGGCTGTTGTGCTAAGGACTGAGCCTCAAGCCGGAGTGCTGATTAGTCCAGAAACTCCTGTGACGCTCTTTGTTGGGCTAGCTGGTTCGTAA
- a CDS encoding arsenic resistance protein: MNWWTRHQVLLFIAAIAAGAIGGLLLPELSRPLGLAINPVLGLLMYAIFLGVPFMAAGRALADWRFMAALLVLNFVLVPIVVFGLSRLVQGETALLVGLLLVLLTPCVDYVIVFSGLAGGARDRLLAATPLLMLLQALLMPIYIWLMAGPNVVDAFEVRPFVEAFLMLIALPLSLAALTQLVATKSRAMRAIENVTAAAMVPLVMLTLAVVVGSQIFAVSGSIGSLIMVLPIFLLFVLILAPLGALAGRMAKLDASGRRTLVFSGVTRNSLVVLPLAMSLPPSFALTPLVVVTQTLFELVVMVVMVAVVPRVIRDRSGPEKAG, translated from the coding sequence ATGAATTGGTGGACGCGCCATCAGGTTCTGCTCTTCATTGCCGCAATTGCGGCTGGGGCAATTGGCGGCCTGCTGCTGCCTGAACTTTCCCGTCCGCTGGGGCTAGCGATTAACCCAGTCCTGGGCTTACTTATGTACGCGATTTTTCTGGGTGTGCCATTTATGGCGGCTGGCCGCGCTCTTGCCGACTGGCGTTTTATGGCCGCCCTGTTGGTGCTGAACTTCGTTTTAGTCCCGATAGTGGTGTTTGGATTGAGCCGCTTGGTGCAGGGTGAGACGGCGCTGCTGGTTGGCCTGTTGCTGGTATTACTGACGCCTTGCGTGGATTACGTGATCGTCTTTTCTGGCCTCGCGGGTGGAGCACGGGACCGGCTTCTGGCGGCTACTCCTTTACTGATGCTTCTACAAGCACTACTCATGCCGATCTACATATGGCTGATGGCCGGGCCAAATGTCGTCGATGCGTTCGAAGTCCGCCCCTTCGTTGAAGCTTTCCTAATGCTGATTGCCCTGCCGCTGAGCCTCGCTGCACTTACTCAGTTGGTGGCAACCAAATCACGCGCCATGCGGGCAATCGAAAATGTTACCGCTGCTGCAATGGTGCCCCTGGTGATGCTGACCCTCGCGGTGGTTGTCGGGTCCCAAATATTTGCAGTGAGCGGTTCAATTGGATCGTTGATTATGGTCCTGCCGATCTTCTTGTTGTTCGTGCTGATTCTCGCTCCGCTTGGAGCGCTAGCAGGTCGGATGGCGAAGCTTGATGCCTCCGGGCGACGCACCCTTGTTTTTAGTGGAGTGACTCGTAACTCGCTGGTTGTACTTCCTCTGGCCATGTCACTGCCTCCATCGTTTGCTCTTACACCCCTGGTGGTTGTCACCCAAACCCTCTTCGAGCTCGTGGTGATGGTAGTGATGGTGGCCGTTGTGCCGCGTGTGATTCGCGACCGTAGCGGGCCAGAAAAGGCTGGGTGA
- a CDS encoding NAD(P)/FAD-dependent oxidoreductase, whose amino-acid sequence MENRISPSTSNSAQKVADKPFDLIVIGAGTAGMTAAKKCVAEGWRVAIVDSLPYGGTCALRGCDPKKILRRGAEIIDSARLLRGKGIDDLGLKMNWSDLMAHKHGYTDPVSESMEASLDQAGIETLHGHARFIGERTIDVDGTSYEAERFLITTGAIPRPLSFPGSEHLIDSTGFLDLAALPTRILFAGGGFISFEFAHIVSRAGSKALIVDRGARPLPSFDPDLVELLISRGAEVGIELRRNTEIKAVERSGETYKVTLEIDGTSEVVEVDLVVHGAGRVPDLAGLGLEAAGVEWGERGVHVGSHLQSVSNQAVWAAGDSADTAGMPLTPMAGAEAKVAASNMIRGTTNTPDYTGIPTAVFTIPELVRVGMLESEAIEQGIDLEVRYSDASGWFSNYRVGESTAAAKILIDKSNDQIVGAHLLGPEYGELINTFGLAIKFGLTTRQLKSATAAYPTVGSDLGYMI is encoded by the coding sequence ATGGAGAACAGAATTAGCCCCAGCACCTCAAATTCCGCCCAGAAAGTTGCCGATAAGCCTTTTGATCTGATCGTTATCGGAGCTGGGACTGCGGGAATGACTGCGGCAAAAAAGTGCGTAGCCGAGGGCTGGAGAGTCGCTATCGTCGATTCGCTTCCCTATGGTGGCACCTGTGCCCTGAGGGGCTGCGACCCAAAGAAGATTCTCCGTCGCGGTGCTGAGATTATTGATAGCGCAAGGCTCCTCAGAGGTAAGGGCATCGATGATTTGGGCCTGAAGATGAACTGGTCGGACCTGATGGCGCATAAGCACGGCTATACAGACCCAGTTTCTGAGAGCATGGAAGCGAGTCTTGACCAAGCCGGCATCGAAACGCTCCACGGGCATGCGCGCTTTATTGGAGAACGCACAATTGATGTGGACGGCACAAGCTATGAAGCGGAACGCTTCTTGATCACTACCGGAGCAATCCCAAGACCACTTAGCTTTCCCGGCTCCGAGCACCTAATCGATAGCACCGGATTCCTTGATCTAGCTGCTCTCCCCACTCGGATACTTTTCGCCGGGGGAGGGTTTATATCCTTCGAGTTCGCTCACATTGTTTCTCGCGCAGGGAGCAAGGCACTTATTGTTGACCGCGGCGCACGCCCACTGCCAAGTTTCGATCCGGATCTTGTCGAGCTACTGATTAGCCGTGGTGCTGAGGTTGGTATTGAGCTTCGCCGCAACACCGAGATTAAAGCTGTCGAGCGCAGCGGCGAAACTTATAAAGTCACCCTTGAAATAGACGGCACTAGCGAAGTAGTTGAAGTGGATCTCGTGGTGCACGGTGCCGGGCGAGTACCTGACCTAGCCGGTCTTGGCTTAGAAGCCGCCGGGGTGGAATGGGGCGAGCGCGGAGTGCATGTTGGTAGCCACCTTCAGAGCGTCTCAAACCAGGCAGTTTGGGCTGCCGGAGACTCTGCAGACACAGCTGGAATGCCCCTGACACCGATGGCGGGCGCCGAAGCCAAGGTCGCGGCGTCAAATATGATTAGGGGCACAACTAACACGCCCGATTACACCGGAATTCCAACCGCGGTCTTTACGATTCCTGAACTTGTTCGTGTGGGGATGCTTGAGTCTGAGGCCATCGAGCAGGGAATCGATTTGGAAGTCCGCTACTCCGACGCCAGCGGCTGGTTCTCAAATTATCGAGTCGGCGAGAGCACTGCCGCCGCAAAGATCCTCATCGATAAATCGAATGACCAGATCGTCGGAGCGCATCTACTCGGCCCTGAATACGGTGAATTGATTAACACTTTCGGTCTGGCTATCAAGTTCGGGCTCACTACTCGCCAACTCAAATCCGCAACCGCAGCATATCCGACCGTGGGATCTGACCTCGGTTACATGATTTAG